ACAAGGTTAGCGCCTATTTTAAGGCACTTTGCCTTGATCTAAATTTTCAGCTAAAAAGCCAAAATGTAAAAGAAATTTCTACTATCTTTTTTGGTGGCGGCACACCAAGTGCGGTAAATGCTAAATTTTATGATGAAATTTTTAGCATTTTAGCGCCTCTTTGCACGACTAAAACCGAGATCACACTTGAAGCAAATCCAAACTCAGCAAGCCTTGCTTGGCTAAAGCATGTAAAAAATTTAGGGGCAAATCGCATAAGCTTTGGTGCTCAAAGTTTTTTTGAAGATAAGCTTAAATTTCTTGGGCGCATTCACAGCAGGGAGCAAATTTTTAAAGCAGTTGAAAATGCCGGGGCAGCTGGCTTTAGCAATATAAATTTAGACCTCATCTACGACACCAAATTTGACACTAAAAAGCGCCTTTTGGCTGAAACTGAAAATTTAAAAAGTCTTGCTATCACGCATCTAAGCGCCTACTCGCTCACTCTTGAAGAAAACACCCCATTTGCTGGTAAAAAAAGTTATAAAAAAGATAGCGACACTTTGGCTAAATTTATGATAGAGCAGATCAAGCGAGCTGGCTTTGGGCAGTATGAAATTTCAAATTTCGGCCAAATTTGCAAGCACAATCTTGGCTACTGGCAAGGCAAAAACTATCTTGGCGTGGGCGCTTTTAGCGTGGGCTTCGTGGATGGCACGAGATACTACGCCAAAAATAGCATAGATGCCTACATCTCACAACCAACTTACAGAAAAAAAGAAATTTTAAGTCAAAGCGAGCTAGTAAGAGAGCATATATTTTTAGGGCTTAGAAGCATAGTTGGTGTGGAGGCTGGACAATTAAGTGAGGCTCAGAAAAAAAGGGCGAATCTACTTGTAGAAAATGAAAAACTGCTCTTTAAAAATGGTAAATTTTACAATCCAAATTTCTTACTAAGCGACGAAATCGCACTCTTTATCGAGGGCTAAATTTATAAAATTTTGAGCAAAGTCAAGATAAAATACAAAGCTTAAATAAAATTTAATAGAGGCAAAAATGTTTGGAATGAGTTTTTCTGAAATCTTAGTTATCGCCATTATTGCAGTGTTAGTTTTAGGTCCTGACAAGCTGCCAAGCGCGATGGTTCAGATTGCAAAATTTCTAAAAATGTTTAAAAAAGGCATAAATGACGCAAAATCAACATTTGATCAAGAAATGAAGATAGCTGAACTAAAAGAAGATGCCCAAAAATATAAAGAAAGCATAACTAAAAGTACACAAAGTGTGCGCAAAAAGCTTACTTTTGAAGAGCTTGACGAGATCAAAAAAAGCGCAAATGATATCACAAACGATATACAAAATGTCGTAAGCGATACAAAAAAAACGGTAGAAAATATACAAAATCCAACAAATTTAGTTAAAGATGCGATCTTAAACGATAAAAAAGAGGCGTAATGTTTGAAGAGCTAAGACCCCATTTAATCGAACTTAGAAAGAGACTTTTTATAAGCATAGTAAGCGTTTTTGTCTGTTTTGGCATCTGCTTTACGTTTTGGAACCCACTGCTTGCATGGATGAGCGAACCGCTAAAACAGGTCTTACCAGCTGGCTCAAATATCATATTCACTCAAATTCAAGAGCCATTTTTTACAGCAATGAAGGTTGCATTTTTTGCTGGTGTCGTGATCGCGCTACCTATCATTTTTTGGCAGTTTTGGCTATTTGTCGCCCCTGGGCTTTATGACAATGAAAAAAAATATGTGATCCCATTTGTCATCTCAGCTTCATTTATGTTTGCGTGTGGAGCGGCATTTTGTTATTACGTGGTGATTCCACTTGGCTTTGCGTTTTTAGTAAATTTTGGTGGCCAGCTCTTTAAGGCGCTACCAAGCATTGGCGAATATGTTGGCTTTTTTGCAAAACTGCTGATTGGCTTTGGAATTTCATTTGAGCTACCAGTCATTACATTTTTCTTAGCAAAGATCGGACTTGTCGATGACAAGATGCTAAAAGATTACTTCAGATACGCTGTTGTTATTATCTTTATCTTTGCAGCTATCGTTACACCACCTGATGTGATAAGTCAAGTCTTAATGGCACTGCCACTCATCGGACTTTATGGAATTTCAATAATCGTCGCTAAAAGAGCTAACAAGAGCGACGATGAAGACGAAAAAGAAGAACAAGACAGCGACGTAGCAAGCGATGAGTAATATAAACGACGTCTCAAGTTATGATTATTTTTTGCCAGAAGAGCTCATCGCAAAAGAGCCAGTTTTGCCAAAAGAAGAGGCAAGATTGCTCGTCTATTTTAAAAATACAAAAGAGATAAAACACTATAAATTTAAAGATCTCTCTAGTCTTATTCCAGATGATGCTGCAGTTATTTTTAATAATACAAAAGTTATCAAAGCTCGCATTTTAGGACAAAAAGAAAGCGGTGGGGCTTGCGAAGTAATGCTAAACCAGCCCATAGGCGAGAATAAATTTAGCGTCTATATAAGAGGTAAAGTAAGCGCTGGTAGCGTTTTAAATTTTCCTGATAATCTAAAAGTCAATGTGCTTGAGCTAAATGACGATGGCACAAGAGTGGTAAATTTTACGCAAAATGGCGTTTTGCTTGATAATGTTCACCTTTTTAGTGAGCTTGAAAAGATCGGTCACGTACCACTTCCGCCATACATTAAAAGGGCTGATACCAAGGATGATGAGAGCTGGTATCAAAGCATATTTGCTAAAAATAGCGGTGCAGTGGCAGCTCCAACGGCTAGCCTTCACATAAGTGAACAAATGCTAGAGCAGATAAAAGCAAAGCATGAAGTCGCCTACATTACGCTTCACGTTGGCGCTGGGACATTTAAAGGTGTGGAGTGCCAAAATATAAATGACCACAAAATGCACTCAGAATTTTACGAGCTAAGCGAGCAAGCTCAAGAGATTATAAATTCTAATAAACCAATCCTTGGCGTTGGCACGACGGTTACTAGATGTGTTGAAGAATTTGCAAGGAGCAAGCAAGCAAGCGGCTTTTGCAAGCTATTTTTAAACCTAAATAATAAGCCTATCAGGCAAAACTACCTTCTTACAAATTTTCATCTACC
This DNA window, taken from Campylobacter concisus, encodes the following:
- the hemW gene encoding radical SAM family heme chaperone HemW, which codes for MQVYIHVPFCESKCPYCAFGSSDDEFNKVSAYFKALCLDLNFQLKSQNVKEISTIFFGGGTPSAVNAKFYDEIFSILAPLCTTKTEITLEANPNSASLAWLKHVKNLGANRISFGAQSFFEDKLKFLGRIHSREQIFKAVENAGAAGFSNINLDLIYDTKFDTKKRLLAETENLKSLAITHLSAYSLTLEENTPFAGKKSYKKDSDTLAKFMIEQIKRAGFGQYEISNFGQICKHNLGYWQGKNYLGVGAFSVGFVDGTRYYAKNSIDAYISQPTYRKKEILSQSELVREHIFLGLRSIVGVEAGQLSEAQKKRANLLVENEKLLFKNGKFYNPNFLLSDEIALFIEG
- the tatB gene encoding Sec-independent protein translocase protein TatB encodes the protein MFGMSFSEILVIAIIAVLVLGPDKLPSAMVQIAKFLKMFKKGINDAKSTFDQEMKIAELKEDAQKYKESITKSTQSVRKKLTFEELDEIKKSANDITNDIQNVVSDTKKTVENIQNPTNLVKDAILNDKKEA
- the tatC gene encoding twin-arginine translocase subunit TatC: MFEELRPHLIELRKRLFISIVSVFVCFGICFTFWNPLLAWMSEPLKQVLPAGSNIIFTQIQEPFFTAMKVAFFAGVVIALPIIFWQFWLFVAPGLYDNEKKYVIPFVISASFMFACGAAFCYYVVIPLGFAFLVNFGGQLFKALPSIGEYVGFFAKLLIGFGISFELPVITFFLAKIGLVDDKMLKDYFRYAVVIIFIFAAIVTPPDVISQVLMALPLIGLYGISIIVAKRANKSDDEDEKEEQDSDVASDE
- the queA gene encoding tRNA preQ1(34) S-adenosylmethionine ribosyltransferase-isomerase QueA, which encodes MSNINDVSSYDYFLPEELIAKEPVLPKEEARLLVYFKNTKEIKHYKFKDLSSLIPDDAAVIFNNTKVIKARILGQKESGGACEVMLNQPIGENKFSVYIRGKVSAGSVLNFPDNLKVNVLELNDDGTRVVNFTQNGVLLDNVHLFSELEKIGHVPLPPYIKRADTKDDESWYQSIFAKNSGAVAAPTASLHISEQMLEQIKAKHEVAYITLHVGAGTFKGVECQNINDHKMHSEFYELSEQAQEIINSNKPILGVGTTVTRCVEEFARSKQASGFCKLFLNLNNKPIRQNYLLTNFHLPKSTLIMLVTSFIGLEETMRIYKTAVDEKYRFYSYGDGMLII